The following are encoded together in the Diabrotica undecimpunctata isolate CICGRU chromosome 7, icDiaUnde3, whole genome shotgun sequence genome:
- the LOC140446325 gene encoding endoglucanase-like, translated as MALEEEVSPGASSKKPSPEIISVSGGLSGDAVTTRYWNCCGVSCSWDGIVHTKNGIPVRSCKKNSKTYSTKENNAQSTCWNENGPGFTCSNQVPFVVNSTLSYGFAAVSFMGK; from the exons atggcacttgaagaagaagttagTC ctGGAGCTTCCTCAAAGAAACCCTCTCCAGAAATTATTTCGGTATCAGGAGGCCTCTCTGGAGATGCGGTAACCACCCGTTACTGGAATTGTTGCGGAGTTTCCTGCAGCTGGGATGGTATTGTACACACTAAAAATGGCATACCTGTTCGATCATGTAAAAAGAACAGTAAAACCTACAGTACAAAAGAGAACAATGCACAGTCCACATGCTGGAATGAAAATGGACCTGGTTTTACTTGTAGCAATCAAGTACCATTCGTTGTAAATTCCACATTATCCTATGGATTTGCAGCAGTTTCTTTTATGggcaaataa